One Triticum dicoccoides isolate Atlit2015 ecotype Zavitan chromosome 5B, WEW_v2.0, whole genome shotgun sequence genomic window carries:
- the LOC119311891 gene encoding uncharacterized protein LOC119311891, protein MGSCVSTTRRRRRSSRKLSATATKFRRKVSAAIAGDAAGRFAARHGVVRVDGAPPASGVTLHLTQLQWQHSQMDAGNVICDEAWYDSVSMLGDSAGSDDDDNDYSSVSGDPLPEDAAGGTSASPCKDAACLADAVQRLRSIADAEACQGDPPGKSEDPDAAPAPGHAAAGGLKEPQSAASCSPRPLPGSVPSHKVQPMPVAGFSPHHQRKKSAVVRLSFRRRSYEGDEMTEMTGSAKYLYRPRAGLTLPCAAGEKPSEGCWSVLEPSVFRVRGEGFFRDKRKSPAPNCSPYTPIGADMFACPRKVHHIAQHIALPSLKPHDSFPSLLIVNIQLPTYPTTMFGENDGDGVSLVLYFKISDSFDKEISPQLKDSIKSVMNEEMEKVKGFPVDSNVPYTERLKILAGIVNPEDLQLSAAERRLVQTYNQKPVLSRPQHKFYKGSNYFEIDIDVHRFSYISRKGLETFRERLKHGVIDLGLTIQAQKAEELPEHVLCCMRLNKLDFADNGQIPTLITSSDE, encoded by the exons ATGGGTTCTTGCGTGTCGAccacgaggcggcggcggaggtcctCCAGGAAGCTGTCGGCCACGGCGACCAAGTTCCGCCGCAAGGTGTCCGCCGCGATCGCCGGCGACGCGGCCGGCCGCTTCGCCGCGCGCCACGGGGTCGTCCGCGTCGACGGCGCGCCGCCGGCCTCGGGCGTCACGCTCCACCTCACGCAGCTGCAGTGGCAGCACAGCCAGATGGACGCAGGGAATG TGATCTGCGACGAGGCGTGGTACGACTCCGTCAGCATGCTGGGAGACTCGGCCGGctccgacgacgacgacaacgattaCTCCAGCGTCAGTGGAG ATCCTCTCCCGGAGGACGCCGCCGGCGGCACGAGCGCGTCGCCGTGCAAGGACGCGGCGTGCCTGGCGGACGCCGTGCAGCGCCTCCGGAGCATCGCGGACGCGGAGGCGTGCCAGGGCGACCCCCCGGGGAAAAGCGAGGACCCCGACGCTGCTCCTGCTCCTGGTCATGCCGCTGCCGGTGGCCTGAAAGAACCGCAGAGCGCGGCGTCCTGCTCGCCTCGGCCTCTCCCGGGCTCCGTCCCGAGCCACAAGGTGCAGCCGATGCCGGTCGCCGGGTTCAGCCCGCACCACCAGAGGAAGAAATCGGCCGTCGTCAGGCTCTCCTTCCGGAGGAGGTCGTACGAGGGCGATGAGATGACCGAAATGA CTGGCTCGGCCAAGTACCTGTACCGGCCGAGAGCGGGCCTGACGCTGCCGTGTGCGGCCGGCGAGAAGCCGTCGGAGGGCTGCTGGTCGGTCCTCGAGCCGTCGGTGTTCAGGGTCAGAGGGGAGGGTTTCTTCAG aGACAAGAGGAAATCCCCAGCCCCAAACTGCTCCCCCTACACCCCGATCGGAGCTGACATGTTTGCCTGCCCAAGGAAGGTGCACCACATCGCGCAGCACATCGCGCTCCCGTCGCTCAAGCCCCACGACTCCTTCCCTTCGCTCCTCATTGTCAACATTCAG TTGCCTACCTACCCTACTACCATGTTCGGCGAGAACGACGGCGATGGGGTTAGCCTGGTCCTGTATTTCAAGATATCCGATAGCTTCGACAAGGAGATCTCTCCTCAGCTCAAGGACAGCATCAAG AGTGTTATGAACGAGGAAATGGAGAAGGTCAAGGGGTTCCCGGTGGACAGCAACGTGCCCTACACAGAGAGGCTGAAAATCCTGGCCGGCATTGTAAACCCTGAAGACCTGCAGCTCAGCGCGGCCGAGAGGAGGCTTGTGCAGACCTACAACCAGAAGCCCGTGCTGTCTAGGCCCCAGCACAAATTCTACAAG GGCTCGAACTACTTCGAGATCGACATCGACGTGCACCGGTTCAGCTACATATCACGGAAGGGCCTCGAGACCTTCCGAGAGCGGCTGAAACATGGTGTCATCGATCTTGGGCTGACCATTCAG GCACAGAAGGCTGAGGAGCTACCTGAGCATGTGTTGTGCTGCATGAGGCTGAACAAGTTGGATTTTGCGGACAACGGGCAAATACCGACGCTCATAACCTCCAGCGATGAATGA
- the LOC119311892 gene encoding origin of replication complex subunit 5-like produces MSQPITPRRPTRAAAFAPDSPPSPPKSRTKSSHRRQLLAAAAGPSEGEPLDALLAALPGRRAQATDLLRLLAPAPALPVLLHGGAATGKTRALLLALRHLRPSPRLVYAALRSLPSPRALFASILSQLNALSSSNSSRQRVPDKPSDFIAALRDALAGVVAQGELVYLVFDNLEVARGWDKAGQLLSLLLRLHDLLRLPQVVLVYVSSATPDAYYTMTGSVEPNHVYFPDYTVDEARDILMRGQSNPKLYSSFLGVVLKPLFRVTRRVDELAALLEPLFRRYCEPLGDLQAVPDEGMRRRLFEHLQPHLAVALNETFSVPMRASVDKCKDDSSGGKASVKRQFGGRDGLSSELEFHMSVSAKYLLLSAFLASRNPATLDAALFDSTGGSDTRNRKRKSSQASIDRKDTMAEEVLMKGPGTFPLERLLAIFQCITSVSEDVLDEVECPDSMMAGSGTNALMSDVLLQLSTLCNSNFLFKSRSCPLEGSARYRSNIDEDLALKVARSVGFPLSKYMYRR; encoded by the exons ATGTCCCAGCCGATCACCCCGCGCCgccccacccgcgccgccgccttcgctCCCGATTCGCCGCCCTCCCCTCCCAAATCCAGGACCAAATCCTCGCACAGGCGCCAACTCCTCGCGGCCGCCGCCGGGCCGAGCGAGGGCGAACCCCTCGACGCGCTCCTCGCGGCGCTGCCGGGTCGCCGCGCGCAGGCCACGGACCTCCTCCGGCTCCTCGCGCCCGCCCCCGCGCTCCCCGTCCTGCTCCACGGCGGCGCCGCCACCGGCAAGACGCGCGCGCTCCTCCTCGCGCTGCGGCACCTCCGCCCCAGCCCGCGCCTCGTCTACGCCGCGCTCcgctccctcccctcccctcgcgcGCTCTTCGCCTCCATCCTCTCGCAGCTCAACGCGCTGTCGTCCTCAAACTCCTCGCGGCAGCGCGTCCCTGACAAGCCATCCGACTTCATCGCTGCGCTCCGCGACGCACTTGCTGGCGTTGTTGCGCAGGGCGAGCTTGTTTATCTGGTGTTCGACAACCTGGAGGTTGCCAGGGGCTGGGACAAGGCCggccagcttctttcccttctcctccgcctccacgATCTCCTCCGGTTGCCGCAGGTCGTGCTCGTGTACGTGAGCAGCGCAACGCCTGACGCCTACTACACCATGACTGGCTCTGTTGAGCCGAATCATGTTTACTTCCCGGATTACACGGTGGATGAGGCCCGCGACATCCTGATGCGGGGCCAATCCAATCCGAAGCTGTACTCATCGTTCCTGGG TGTGGTGCTGAAGCCATTATTCCGGGTGACAAGGAGGGTTGATGAGCTGGCAGCACTGCTGGAGCCGCTTTTCAGGAGGTACTGTGAGCCATTGGGGGACTTGCAGGCGGTTCCTGATGAGGGTATGAGGAGGCGATTGTTTGAGCATTTGCAACCACATTTGGCTGTGGCGTTGAATGAGACATTCAGTGTCCCCATGAGAGCTTCAGTGGACAAGTGCAAAGATGACAGTTCTGGTGGAAAGGCTAGTGTTAAAAGGCAGTTTGGTGGTAGAGATGGTCTCTCGAGTGAATTGGAGTTCCACATGTCCGTATCAGCGAAATACCTACTGTTATCTGCTTTCTTGGCTTCAAGGAACCCCGCTACTCTAGATGCGGCTTTGTTCGATTCCACTGGAGGTTCCGATACCCGTAACCGCAAGAGAAA GAGCTCCCAGGCCTCGATAGACAGAAAGGATACCATGGCTGAAGAGGTACTTATGAAAGGTCCTGGCACATTTCCTCTTGAGAGGCTCTTGGCCATATTTCAGTGCATCACATCAGTATCAGAAGATGTGCTCGATGAAGTTGAATGCCCAGACAGCATGATGGCCGGAAGTGGAACGAATGCTTTAATGTCCGATGTTCTGCTACAATTGTCAACGCTGTGCAATTCTAATTTCCTCTTTAAAAGTCGGAGCTGCCCATTAGAAGGCTCAGCTAGATATCGGTCCAACATTGATGAAGATTTAGCTCTCAAG GTTGCCAGGAGTGTCGGTTTCCCTCTCTCAAAGTACATGTACAGAAGATAG